In the genome of Rhodoplanes sp. Z2-YC6860, one region contains:
- a CDS encoding amidohydrolase family protein, with amino-acid sequence MPSRRQFIHTTAAAGATLAVQGMSKAMAQSEKKRMIVDAQVHLWKAESEDWKWVPGRKPQLPEPFTIEKLVPMMDEAGVDRVVVVPPSWPGDRNDYALEAAKRYPKRFGIMGRIALEKPESAALLPKWKEQPGMLGIRLTFQREQAAMLEHANWIFPAAEKAGVPIMFFAPDNLPRFAPIAERHPGLALIIDHMGMTAEIGKEGRTKSAIDEVVKLAKYPNVSVKVSAAGTFSQEAYPFRDTSEHIKRCFDAYGPQRSYWGTDMTNSFAKATYRQRIEQFTKELSFLSEEDKDWVMGKAILKRLNWA; translated from the coding sequence ATGCCATCACGCCGACAGTTCATCCACACAACAGCAGCCGCGGGCGCAACGCTCGCGGTGCAGGGAATGTCCAAAGCCATGGCTCAATCCGAAAAGAAGCGCATGATCGTCGACGCGCAGGTCCATCTGTGGAAGGCCGAGTCAGAGGACTGGAAATGGGTGCCGGGGCGGAAGCCACAGCTGCCGGAGCCCTTCACCATCGAGAAGCTCGTGCCGATGATGGACGAGGCCGGCGTCGACCGCGTTGTCGTGGTGCCGCCGTCATGGCCGGGCGATCGCAACGACTACGCACTCGAAGCCGCGAAGCGCTATCCCAAGCGTTTCGGCATCATGGGGCGTATCGCGCTGGAGAAGCCGGAGTCGGCAGCATTGTTGCCGAAGTGGAAGGAGCAGCCGGGCATGCTCGGCATCCGGCTCACCTTCCAGCGCGAGCAGGCGGCGATGCTCGAGCACGCCAACTGGATTTTCCCGGCGGCCGAGAAGGCGGGCGTGCCGATCATGTTCTTTGCGCCGGACAACCTGCCGCGCTTTGCGCCCATCGCCGAGCGCCATCCCGGATTGGCGCTGATCATCGACCACATGGGCATGACCGCGGAGATCGGCAAGGAAGGGCGCACCAAGTCTGCGATCGACGAGGTGGTGAAGCTTGCGAAATACCCGAACGTCTCGGTGAAGGTGTCGGCGGCGGGGACTTTCTCCCAGGAGGCGTACCCATTCCGCGACACGTCCGAGCACATCAAGCGCTGCTTCGATGCCTACGGTCCGCAACGCTCGTATTGGGGCACGGACATGACGAACTCTTTCGCCAAGGCGACCTACCGCCAGCGCATCGAGCAGTTCACCAAGGAGTTGTCGTTCCTGTCCGAGGAAGACAAGGACTGGGTGATGGGCAAGGCGATCCTGAAGCGGCTGAACTGGGCTTAA
- a CDS encoding ABC transporter ATP-binding protein — MNPILSIANLSKTYASGFQALKKIDLDIERGEIFALLGPNGAGKTTLIGIICGIVNATTGTVTVAGHDHVRDFRAARSMIGLVPQELHTDAFETVWATVSFSRGLFGKPANPTYVEKVLRDVALWDKKDSKIMTLSGGMKRRVLIAKALAHEPQILFLDEPTAGVDVELRKDMWEVVRELRNAGVTIILTTHYIEEAELMADRVGVINKGELILVERKTELMHKLGKKQMTFELQQKLDSIPGALAEHNLALSEDGHSLTYTYEAQGEHRGVTRLVEELLRQNIRLKDINTTQSSLEDIFVDLVRNDQ, encoded by the coding sequence GTGAATCCAATCCTTTCCATCGCCAATCTCTCGAAGACTTATGCGTCGGGTTTTCAGGCGCTCAAGAAGATTGATCTCGACATCGAGCGCGGCGAGATTTTCGCGCTGCTCGGGCCGAACGGCGCCGGCAAGACCACGCTGATCGGCATCATCTGCGGCATCGTCAACGCCACCACCGGCACCGTGACGGTCGCCGGCCACGACCACGTCCGCGATTTTCGCGCGGCGCGCTCGATGATCGGCCTCGTGCCGCAGGAGCTCCACACCGACGCCTTCGAAACCGTCTGGGCCACGGTGAGCTTCAGCCGCGGCCTGTTCGGCAAGCCGGCCAACCCGACGTATGTCGAGAAGGTGCTGCGCGACGTCGCGCTGTGGGACAAGAAAGACTCCAAGATCATGACGCTGTCCGGCGGCATGAAGCGCCGGGTGCTGATCGCGAAAGCGTTGGCACACGAGCCGCAGATCCTGTTCCTCGACGAGCCGACCGCTGGCGTCGACGTCGAGCTGCGCAAGGATATGTGGGAGGTGGTGCGCGAGCTGCGCAACGCCGGCGTCACCATCATCCTCACCACCCACTACATCGAGGAAGCCGAGCTGATGGCCGACCGTGTCGGCGTCATCAACAAGGGCGAGCTGATCCTGGTCGAGCGCAAGACCGAGCTGATGCACAAGCTCGGCAAGAAGCAGATGACCTTCGAGCTGCAGCAGAAGCTCGATTCCATCCCGGGCGCACTGGCCGAGCATAATCTGGCGCTGTCGGAGGACGGCCATTCGCTGACCTACACCTATGAGGCGCAGGGCGAACACCGTGGCGTGACGCGGCTGGTCGAGGAGCTTCTGCGCCAGAACATCCGGCTCAAGGACATCAACACCACGCAAAGCTCGCTCGAGGACATTTTCGTCGACCTGGTGAGGAACGACCAATGA
- a CDS encoding Bug family tripartite tricarboxylate transporter substrate binding protein: MHIEAWLRDCAFGVLLSLVISLPVVAEDAGDYPNRPIRVIVPVGAGAGIDNAARITAAAAEKYIGQKFIIENKPGASQRLGASLVARSAPDGYTLLFTSPSPVVVQEFFPPKLDYDPAQDLQPVVNGMFQPAVLVVRPSLGVKSVDEFVAYAKKNPGKLSFGVQGIGGEMHLSLEHFKKTAGVDITPVPYNAGTQAIVDLLADRLDAMFLVVPPIKAHLESGKLIALATLNAKRIEALSNVPTMAELGRNEMTGTIWFGYLAPAKTPKPIIDKLARAFGQLRSDADLSKRVAEMGSELAPIGPAEFGKLIESDRKRYGQIVRDGNLAAQK, translated from the coding sequence ATGCACATTGAGGCGTGGTTGCGGGACTGCGCATTCGGCGTCCTTTTATCGCTTGTGATTTCCTTGCCGGTTGTCGCCGAGGACGCCGGCGATTATCCGAACCGCCCGATCCGCGTGATCGTCCCGGTGGGAGCAGGCGCAGGCATCGACAACGCGGCGCGGATCACGGCGGCGGCTGCGGAAAAATACATCGGCCAGAAATTCATCATCGAGAACAAGCCTGGCGCCAGCCAGAGGCTCGGCGCTTCGCTGGTCGCAAGGTCCGCTCCGGACGGGTACACGCTGTTGTTCACCAGCCCCTCCCCGGTCGTGGTGCAGGAGTTCTTCCCGCCCAAGCTCGACTACGACCCGGCGCAGGACCTCCAGCCGGTGGTCAATGGGATGTTCCAGCCGGCCGTGCTGGTCGTGCGGCCCTCGCTCGGCGTCAAATCGGTCGATGAATTCGTGGCCTACGCCAAGAAGAATCCCGGCAAGCTGTCGTTCGGGGTGCAGGGCATCGGCGGCGAGATGCATCTTTCGCTCGAGCACTTCAAGAAGACTGCCGGAGTGGACATCACCCCTGTGCCTTACAACGCCGGAACTCAGGCGATCGTCGATCTCCTGGCCGACCGGCTCGATGCCATGTTCCTGGTGGTGCCGCCGATCAAGGCGCACCTGGAGAGCGGCAAGCTGATCGCGCTCGCGACGCTCAATGCCAAGCGTATCGAAGCGCTGTCGAATGTGCCGACGATGGCCGAGCTCGGCCGCAACGAAATGACGGGCACGATCTGGTTCGGCTATCTGGCGCCCGCGAAAACACCGAAGCCGATCATCGACAAACTTGCGCGCGCGTTTGGACAGCTGCGTTCGGATGCCGACCTGTCCAAGCGGGTGGCCGAGATGGGTTCGGAGCTGGCGCCGATCGGTCCGGCCGAATTCGGCAAGCTGATCGAGAGTGACCGCAAGCGCTACGGCCAGATCGTCAGGGACGGCAATCTCGCAGCGCAGAAATAA
- a CDS encoding Bug family tripartite tricarboxylate transporter substrate binding protein, producing the protein MTGRQAPWALAALALGLMTAVANAQQYPDKPIKIIVPAASGGPTDVPARLASQILQPKLGQPVVVENRAGAGGALGARAVIAAPPDGYTLLAGNTSVLAVRPAVSASAGYHPVTNFAAVAKVSESYQILVVQPSRPWKTVKDLVEDAKAHAGQLNYGHTGAGGLPHLTGELFMARSGAKLTGVPFRSGGEAVTAVLSGTVEMTFESVTILLPLIREGKLRALAVTSGQRTALAPDLPTMMEAGVPNYEVTTFNGIAAPAGTPANIVGMLNAAINEGLKSDEIQATIARLGAVSTPGTPADFAAFIAAQYGKWQAVAKDANIKVD; encoded by the coding sequence ATGACGGGCAGGCAGGCGCCTTGGGCGCTCGCAGCATTGGCGCTCGGGCTGATGACGGCAGTGGCGAATGCTCAGCAGTATCCGGACAAGCCGATCAAGATCATCGTGCCGGCGGCCTCGGGCGGCCCGACCGACGTGCCGGCGCGGCTCGCTTCGCAGATTCTACAACCCAAGCTCGGACAACCGGTCGTGGTCGAGAACCGTGCCGGTGCCGGTGGCGCGCTTGGCGCCCGAGCGGTGATCGCGGCGCCGCCGGACGGCTACACGCTCCTGGCGGGCAACACGAGCGTGCTTGCCGTCAGGCCTGCGGTGTCGGCGAGCGCGGGTTATCACCCGGTGACGAATTTCGCCGCGGTCGCCAAGGTGTCGGAGAGCTATCAGATCCTGGTGGTGCAGCCGTCGCGGCCATGGAAGACGGTCAAGGACCTGGTGGAGGACGCCAAGGCCCATGCGGGCCAGCTCAACTATGGCCACACCGGCGCAGGCGGCTTGCCGCATCTGACCGGCGAACTGTTCATGGCGCGCTCGGGCGCCAAGCTCACCGGCGTGCCGTTCCGCAGCGGCGGCGAGGCCGTCACCGCGGTGCTGAGCGGCACCGTCGAAATGACCTTCGAGAGCGTCACCATCCTGTTGCCGCTGATCCGCGAGGGAAAGCTGAGAGCGCTGGCGGTGACCAGCGGCCAGCGTACGGCCCTTGCACCTGACCTCCCAACGATGATGGAGGCCGGCGTGCCGAACTACGAGGTGACGACCTTCAACGGCATTGCGGCCCCGGCGGGAACGCCTGCGAATATCGTCGGCATGCTCAACGCCGCAATCAACGAAGGGCTCAAGTCGGACGAGATCCAGGCCACCATCGCGCGGCTTGGCGCGGTCTCGACGCCGGGTACACCCGCCGATTTCGCGGCATTCATCGCCGCGCAATACGGCAAATGGCAGGCGGTGGCGAAGGACGCCAATATCAAGGTGGATTGA
- a CDS encoding VOC family protein, giving the protein MHVQALGYVGVRCSSLEDWAAYGQNFLGMQRIDKSRSTMALRMDDRKQRIVVEADGGQGIGFFGWEVADAASLDAIGAKLEARGTKVARGSRALADERHVKDLIVTSDPGGNRLEFFHGAATASDPFRPGRNISGFRTGPLGMGHVVMHFERLADAMPFYQDILEFKLSDFWKRPFEGYFFHVNPRHHSFAMMETGKNMVHHMMVELYSFDDMGQGYDLALGNPDNIAVTLGRHSGDYMTSFYTYNPSGFMVEYGWGGQCIDDSTWKPFERKLGPSLWGHDRKWMTPEKREESRQLCIASAEAGLRQPVQVIEGNYNQMTGVCPWLDSMKAQKAVS; this is encoded by the coding sequence ATGCACGTGCAAGCACTGGGATATGTCGGGGTCCGCTGCAGCAGCCTCGAGGACTGGGCGGCCTACGGCCAGAACTTCCTGGGCATGCAGCGCATCGACAAGTCGCGCTCGACCATGGCGTTGCGCATGGACGACCGCAAGCAGCGCATCGTGGTCGAGGCCGACGGCGGGCAGGGCATCGGTTTCTTCGGCTGGGAGGTGGCGGACGCGGCCAGCCTCGACGCGATCGGGGCCAAGCTCGAAGCTCGTGGCACCAAGGTGGCGCGAGGCTCCCGCGCACTGGCCGACGAGCGCCACGTGAAGGACCTGATCGTGACAAGCGATCCGGGCGGCAACCGGCTCGAGTTCTTCCATGGCGCCGCGACCGCGTCCGACCCGTTCCGGCCCGGCCGTAACATCTCGGGCTTCCGCACCGGGCCGCTCGGCATGGGCCACGTGGTGATGCACTTCGAGCGGCTTGCGGATGCGATGCCGTTCTATCAGGACATCCTGGAATTCAAGCTCAGCGATTTCTGGAAGCGCCCGTTCGAGGGCTATTTCTTCCACGTCAATCCGCGGCACCACAGCTTCGCGATGATGGAGACCGGCAAGAACATGGTCCATCACATGATGGTCGAGCTCTACAGTTTCGACGACATGGGCCAGGGCTACGATCTCGCGCTCGGCAATCCCGACAACATCGCGGTGACGCTCGGCCGCCACTCCGGCGACTACATGACCTCGTTCTACACCTACAATCCGTCGGGCTTTATGGTGGAGTACGGCTGGGGCGGCCAGTGTATCGATGACAGCACCTGGAAGCCGTTCGAGCGAAAGCTCGGTCCGAGCCTCTGGGGTCATGACCGCAAGTGGATGACGCCGGAGAAGCGCGAGGAGTCGCGTCAGCTTTGCATCGCTTCGGCCGAGGCAGGGCTGCGCCAGCCGGTGCAGGTGATCGAGGGCAACTACAATCAGATGACCGGCGTCTGTCCGTGGCTGGACAGCATGAAGGCGCAGAAGGCCGTGAGCTGA
- a CDS encoding quinone oxidoreductase family protein has product MKAGVASPSGVVIADVPAPKPKPSDILIKIKAIALNRADLGSARGDTSHGAATGRPVGSEFSGEVVEVGGEVHDFKVGDRVMCHSPGSHAEYAVSDYGRAMKVPDSMGFEQAATLPIGLNTLHNALVTAGRMKAGEAVMVQGASSGVGLIGLQIAKLMGAKLVVGTSTNEARRARLKEFGADLAVDTRDPKWPQQVLEATGGKGVNLTVDMLSGPTVSQTMEATALLGRIVNIGRLAGMKAEFDFDLHARKRIDYIGVTFRTRTVEEVRDILIKMRSDLWDDVKAGRIRVPIDKTYPLSEARAGHEHMRANQHFGKILLIP; this is encoded by the coding sequence ATGAAGGCTGGTGTTGCGTCGCCGAGCGGCGTTGTCATTGCGGACGTACCCGCGCCCAAGCCGAAGCCCTCCGATATCCTGATCAAGATCAAAGCCATTGCGCTCAACCGCGCCGATCTCGGCTCGGCGCGCGGTGACACCAGCCATGGCGCCGCCACAGGCCGGCCGGTCGGCAGCGAGTTTTCCGGTGAGGTGGTCGAGGTCGGCGGCGAGGTGCACGACTTCAAAGTGGGCGACCGGGTGATGTGCCACAGCCCCGGCAGCCACGCCGAATATGCGGTCAGCGATTATGGCCGCGCCATGAAGGTGCCGGACAGCATGGGCTTCGAGCAAGCGGCGACCCTGCCGATCGGGCTCAACACGCTGCACAACGCGCTGGTCACCGCGGGCCGTATGAAGGCCGGCGAAGCCGTGATGGTGCAGGGCGCGAGCTCCGGCGTCGGCCTCATCGGATTGCAGATCGCCAAGCTGATGGGCGCCAAGCTCGTCGTCGGCACCTCGACCAATGAAGCGCGCCGCGCACGCCTCAAGGAGTTCGGCGCCGATCTCGCGGTCGACACCCGTGATCCGAAATGGCCGCAGCAGGTGCTCGAGGCGACCGGCGGCAAGGGCGTCAATCTCACGGTCGACATGCTGTCGGGGCCGACCGTGAGCCAGACCATGGAGGCGACCGCGCTGCTCGGCCGTATCGTCAACATCGGCCGGCTCGCCGGCATGAAGGCCGAGTTCGATTTCGATCTGCATGCGAGAAAGCGCATCGATTACATCGGCGTGACATTCCGCACCCGCACCGTGGAAGAGGTGCGCGACATCCTCATAAAGATGCGTTCCGACCTGTGGGACGACGTGAAGGCCGGCCGCATCCGCGTGCCGATCGACAAGACCTATCCGCTCAGTGAGGCGCGCGCCGGCCACGAGCACATGCGCGCCAACCAGCACTTCGGAAAAATATTGCTGATCCCGTAA
- a CDS encoding MarR family winged helix-turn-helix transcriptional regulator — protein sequence MPRPTSSRAEPQVPFERRFGYRFSRIADALAQQTLLYGRREFGLNLAEHRIVAVLSQSDALSIREIARHTQLDKAHATRALTDLIDRGLATRVVDAEDRRLRVVRLTPAGRSIANATRPFVRERQERLEGSVSAAEFRVFDKVLAVMTAEAERMLAEEMQVEKTQRSAEPRRARG from the coding sequence ATGCCAAGGCCCACCTCATCCCGCGCCGAACCGCAGGTGCCGTTCGAACGCCGGTTCGGCTATCGCTTCAGCAGGATCGCCGATGCGCTGGCGCAGCAGACCTTGCTGTACGGCCGCCGCGAATTCGGACTCAATCTCGCCGAGCACCGGATCGTGGCGGTGCTTTCGCAATCTGACGCGCTGTCGATCCGGGAGATCGCCCGCCACACCCAGCTCGACAAGGCGCATGCCACCCGCGCCCTGACGGATCTCATCGACCGGGGCCTCGCGACGCGGGTCGTCGATGCGGAGGACCGCCGCCTGCGGGTGGTCCGCCTCACACCGGCCGGCCGTTCGATCGCCAACGCCACGAGACCTTTCGTCCGCGAGCGGCAGGAGCGGCTCGAAGGCAGCGTTTCGGCGGCGGAGTTCCGCGTGTTCGACAAGGTCCTCGCCGTCATGACGGCCGAGGCGGAGCGGATGCTGGCGGAAGAAATGCAAGTCGAAAAAACACAGAGGAGCGCCGAGCCGCGGCGCGCAAGGGGGTAG
- a CDS encoding aryl-sulfate sulfotransferase produces the protein MRHREFGVLVHDRERTTPGYTLFSPLNGKATYIIGLHGDVVHEWHHPLVTGTYGYLLENGNLLWSGRLKEGPQHMGGRGGLIREYDWNGKVLWEHTHVGQHHDLRRLPNGNTLFLGWELVPPDFAKRIPGGLAGTSHPDGCMYGDTILEITPDGKTVWEWQACCDMEIEKYPLVSNQLRDEFAHANAIFPLPNGDIYISFRRLNMIGLIDRQTKKMKWEHRDDSFGMQHDCVLLPNGNVTLFANGINTTTNPFSRVIEIDPATHKTVWEYRAKPSYTFFSPHISGAQRLPTGNTLICEGQWGRLFEVTPEGEIVWEYVSPFMGPDRVGDPSNEVFRAYRYAVDSPQIRNRVKSVYA, from the coding sequence ATGCGTCATCGCGAATTCGGGGTGCTGGTTCACGACCGCGAGCGCACCACGCCCGGCTACACACTGTTCTCGCCGCTGAACGGCAAGGCGACCTACATCATCGGACTGCACGGCGACGTCGTGCATGAGTGGCACCATCCGCTGGTGACCGGCACCTACGGATATCTCTTGGAGAACGGCAACCTGCTCTGGTCGGGGCGCCTGAAGGAAGGCCCACAGCACATGGGCGGTCGCGGCGGGCTCATCCGTGAATACGACTGGAACGGCAAGGTGCTCTGGGAGCACACCCATGTCGGCCAGCACCACGACCTGCGGCGGCTGCCGAACGGAAACACTCTCTTCCTGGGCTGGGAGTTGGTCCCGCCCGACTTCGCGAAACGGATTCCCGGCGGGCTTGCCGGCACCAGCCATCCCGACGGCTGCATGTATGGCGACACGATCCTGGAGATCACGCCGGACGGAAAGACGGTGTGGGAGTGGCAGGCGTGTTGCGATATGGAGATCGAGAAATATCCGCTGGTGTCGAACCAGCTTCGCGACGAGTTCGCGCACGCCAACGCGATCTTTCCGCTCCCGAACGGCGACATCTACATCAGCTTCCGCCGTCTCAACATGATCGGGCTGATCGACCGGCAGACCAAAAAGATGAAATGGGAGCACCGTGACGACAGCTTCGGCATGCAGCACGACTGCGTGCTGCTGCCGAACGGCAACGTCACGCTGTTTGCCAACGGCATCAACACCACGACCAATCCGTTCTCGCGGGTGATCGAGATCGATCCGGCCACGCACAAAACGGTGTGGGAATATCGGGCGAAGCCGTCCTACACCTTCTTCAGCCCTCACATCAGCGGAGCCCAGCGGCTGCCCACCGGCAACACGCTGATCTGCGAAGGGCAGTGGGGACGGCTGTTCGAGGTCACGCCCGAGGGCGAGATCGTCTGGGAGTATGTCAGCCCATTCATGGGACCGGACCGGGTGGGCGACCCATCGAACGAGGTGTTCCGGGCCTACCGCTATGCGGTGGATTCGCCGCAAATCCGGAACCGGGTGAAATCCGTCTACGCGTAG
- a CDS encoding tripartite tricarboxylate transporter TctB family protein — MQLEFRSNRDFWAGIMLIVTGATAVIIARDYNFGTSLRMGPGYFPTVLGSALVLFGLYFVAVGLKRNEKIEGNWPLRPLIVLPAALVLFGLLIDRAGFIPALLALIVGSAAAGTEFKLVEVLLLAVGLTAFCVALFIWGLGLPYPLIVGW; from the coding sequence ATGCAGCTTGAATTCCGCAGCAATCGCGACTTCTGGGCCGGCATCATGCTGATCGTGACCGGCGCGACCGCGGTCATCATCGCCCGGGACTACAACTTCGGCACCTCGCTGCGCATGGGACCGGGCTATTTCCCTACCGTGCTCGGCTCCGCATTGGTGCTGTTCGGCCTGTATTTCGTCGCGGTCGGTCTCAAGCGAAACGAAAAGATCGAAGGTAACTGGCCGCTGCGGCCGCTGATCGTGCTGCCGGCCGCGCTGGTGCTGTTCGGCCTCCTGATCGACCGCGCGGGTTTCATACCGGCGTTGCTCGCGCTGATCGTGGGGTCGGCTGCGGCCGGCACCGAATTCAAGCTTGTCGAAGTGCTGCTGCTCGCGGTCGGTCTCACCGCGTTCTGCGTGGCGCTGTTCATCTGGGGGCTGGGACTGCCCTATCCGCTCATCGTCGGTTGGTGA
- a CDS encoding tripartite tricarboxylate transporter permease encodes MDLFHNLIFGFEVAFSWQNLLYCLIGVSVGTLIGVLPGIGPLATIAMLLPITFNVAPVGALIMLAGIYYGAQYGGSTTAILVNLPGETSAVVTCIDGYQMARRGRAGPALAIAAIGSFAAGTFGTLLIAIAGPSLADLALNFGAPEYFSLMLMGLVAAAVLAQGDIVKSISMVVMGLLLGIVGTDVNTGVQRFSFGITELSDGIGFIVVAVGVFAIGEIVANLGDPEKRAVFTEKVKNLMPTMEDMKASIGPITRGTLLGSFFGVLPGTGPAIASFSSYMVEKKLAKDPSRFGKGAIEGVAGPESANNADAQCKFIPMLALGLPASGVMALMLGALTIQGIQPGPEVMTTRPELFWGLVASMWIGNALLVVLNLPMIGLWVKLLRVPYRLLFPAIMAFSAIGIYSVNNSSFEIYLTAIFGVIGFIWIRLGCSPAPMLLGFVLGPMMEEHLRRAMLMSKGNPSVFFTRPISLAFLIATLGILIVMIAPAVRRRRVEIAG; translated from the coding sequence ATGGACCTTTTCCACAATCTGATTTTCGGCTTCGAGGTCGCGTTCTCCTGGCAGAACCTGCTGTATTGCCTGATCGGCGTGTCAGTCGGCACCTTGATCGGCGTGCTGCCCGGCATCGGCCCGCTCGCCACCATCGCGATGCTGCTGCCGATCACCTTCAACGTCGCCCCGGTCGGCGCGCTGATCATGCTAGCCGGCATCTATTACGGCGCACAGTATGGCGGCTCGACAACCGCCATCCTGGTCAATCTGCCGGGTGAGACCTCTGCGGTCGTCACCTGCATCGACGGCTACCAGATGGCGCGGCGGGGCCGCGCGGGCCCGGCGCTCGCGATCGCGGCGATTGGCTCGTTCGCCGCCGGCACCTTCGGCACGCTGCTCATTGCCATCGCCGGCCCGTCGCTCGCCGATCTCGCACTGAACTTCGGCGCGCCGGAATATTTCTCGCTGATGCTGATGGGTCTTGTCGCCGCCGCCGTGCTTGCGCAGGGCGATATCGTCAAATCGATCTCCATGGTGGTGATGGGCCTGCTGCTTGGCATCGTCGGCACCGACGTCAACACCGGCGTGCAGCGCTTCTCATTCGGCATCACCGAATTGTCCGACGGCATCGGCTTCATCGTGGTCGCTGTCGGCGTGTTCGCCATCGGCGAGATCGTCGCCAATCTCGGCGACCCCGAGAAGCGCGCGGTGTTTACTGAGAAGGTGAAAAACCTGATGCCGACCATGGAAGACATGAAAGCCTCGATCGGCCCGATCACGCGCGGCACCTTGCTCGGCTCGTTCTTCGGCGTTCTGCCCGGCACCGGGCCGGCCATCGCATCGTTCTCCTCCTACATGGTGGAGAAGAAGCTTGCGAAGGACCCGTCGCGCTTCGGCAAGGGCGCGATCGAAGGCGTTGCCGGACCGGAGTCGGCCAACAATGCCGATGCGCAATGCAAATTCATCCCGATGCTGGCGCTCGGCCTGCCCGCTTCGGGCGTCATGGCGCTGATGCTCGGCGCACTCACGATCCAGGGCATTCAGCCGGGGCCGGAGGTCATGACCACGCGGCCCGAATTGTTCTGGGGTCTCGTCGCCAGCATGTGGATCGGCAACGCCCTGCTCGTGGTGCTCAATCTGCCGATGATCGGGCTCTGGGTGAAGCTTCTGAGGGTACCCTATCGGCTGCTGTTTCCCGCTATCATGGCGTTCTCGGCCATCGGCATTTACAGCGTCAACAACTCGTCATTCGAGATCTATCTTACCGCGATCTTCGGCGTGATCGGCTTCATCTGGATCAGACTCGGCTGCAGCCCGGCGCCGATGCTGCTCGGCTTCGTGCTTGGCCCGATGATGGAAGAGCACCTGCGCCGCGCCATGCTGATGTCGAAGGGCAACCCGTCGGTGTTTTTCACCCGGCCAATCAGCCTCGCCTTCCTGATCGCGACGCTCGGCATCTTGATCGTGATGATCGCGCCTGCGGTACGCCGCCGGCGTGTCGAGATCGCGGGGTGA
- a CDS encoding tripartite tricarboxylate transporter substrate binding protein yields the protein MAANLVVASLIATSLAAAGMLLALAAPALAQSDYPNRPVRLIIPFPPGGSNDVVGRMIGTALSDKLGKQVIIDNRAGAGGVVGTEIAAHAPPDGYTLLVISLAHAVNPWLYKLPYDPIKDFVPIGIMGAGPNVVVVHPSLPVHSIKELFDLAKKQPGELQYASAGIGSFQHLGGELFKLEAGVDILHVPFKGGGPSMIDVIGGHTKVMFSSLVQTTPHIKTGKLRAIGVGSKERSKVLPDVPSVSETVPTYEAVNWWGIVAPAGTPQPIIDKVYAALTAAQDSPEVEKQFATEGAVVMRKSPAEFGAYMVSEMKKWEQVVKKGGIKAE from the coding sequence GTGGCTGCAAATCTTGTAGTCGCAAGCCTTATAGCCACAAGTCTTGCCGCCGCAGGCATGCTGCTGGCACTGGCCGCACCCGCGCTGGCCCAATCCGACTATCCGAACCGCCCGGTGCGGCTGATCATCCCGTTCCCGCCGGGCGGCAGCAACGACGTGGTCGGCCGCATGATCGGCACCGCGCTCAGCGACAAGCTCGGCAAGCAGGTGATCATCGACAATCGCGCCGGCGCCGGTGGCGTGGTCGGCACCGAGATCGCCGCGCATGCGCCGCCGGACGGCTACACGCTGCTCGTGATTTCGCTCGCACACGCGGTCAATCCGTGGCTCTACAAATTGCCCTACGATCCGATCAAGGATTTCGTGCCGATCGGCATCATGGGCGCCGGACCGAACGTCGTGGTCGTGCATCCGAGCCTGCCGGTGCATTCGATCAAGGAACTCTTTGATCTCGCCAAGAAGCAGCCGGGCGAATTGCAATACGCCTCGGCCGGCATCGGCAGCTTCCAGCATCTCGGCGGCGAGTTGTTCAAGCTCGAAGCCGGCGTCGATATTCTGCATGTGCCGTTCAAGGGCGGCGGCCCATCCATGATCGACGTGATCGGCGGCCACACCAAGGTGATGTTCTCGTCGCTGGTGCAGACCACACCGCACATCAAGACCGGCAAGCTCCGCGCCATCGGCGTGGGCTCCAAGGAGCGAAGCAAGGTGCTGCCGGACGTTCCCTCGGTCTCCGAGACCGTGCCGACCTACGAGGCCGTGAACTGGTGGGGCATCGTCGCGCCGGCCGGAACGCCACAGCCCATCATTGACAAGGTCTACGCCGCACTCACCGCGGCGCAGGACTCGCCGGAAGTCGAGAAGCAGTTCGCCACCGAGGGCGCGGTGGTGATGAGAAAATCGCCGGCCGAGTTCGGCGCCTACATGGTCAGCGAAATGAAGAAGTGGGAACAGGTGGTAAAAAAGGGCGGTATCAAAGCCGAGTAG